In Flavobacterium endoglycinae, one DNA window encodes the following:
- a CDS encoding DUF6048 family protein produces MKHILKYTFSLCFLLSMFLVHSQVTKDTITLKDLDDKKPKVTAPKSATTEVKKDSVPVPPKTDRYGLRVGVDLYKLTRAFYDKDYKGIEFTADWRLTKRYYIAAELGFEDKTTDDDRLNSTATGTYIKGGFDYNLYDNWLDMENLITIGLRGGFSSFSQDLNSYKIYNPNPYWGEQPSIAANEKHSGLSAAWLEVAMGIKAKVFNNIFVGFGVQLKLLAMNNKPAGFDNLYIPGFNRTYDGSFGVGFNYTVSYFIPIYKKKVIVPEIKKEEAPKKKK; encoded by the coding sequence ATGAAACACATCTTGAAATATACTTTTAGTCTTTGTTTTCTTTTATCAATGTTTTTGGTACATTCTCAAGTAACAAAAGATACCATAACTCTAAAAGATCTTGACGATAAAAAACCAAAAGTAACGGCTCCAAAATCAGCAACTACAGAAGTTAAAAAAGACAGTGTTCCTGTTCCTCCTAAAACAGATCGTTATGGTTTACGTGTAGGTGTAGATTTGTATAAATTAACACGTGCTTTTTACGATAAAGATTATAAAGGAATTGAATTTACTGCCGACTGGCGTTTGACTAAAAGATACTATATCGCAGCCGAACTAGGTTTTGAAGATAAAACTACAGACGACGACCGATTAAACTCTACAGCGACAGGAACTTATATTAAAGGAGGTTTCGATTACAACTTGTACGACAACTGGCTTGATATGGAAAACCTTATTACGATTGGTCTTCGCGGAGGATTCAGTTCTTTCAGCCAAGATTTAAATAGTTATAAGATTTACAATCCAAATCCGTATTGGGGCGAACAGCCTTCAATTGCTGCAAATGAGAAACACAGCGGACTTTCTGCTGCTTGGCTTGAAGTTGCAATGGGAATAAAAGCAAAAGTTTTCAATAATATATTTGTTGGTTTTGGAGTGCAGCTAAAGCTTTTAGCTATGAACAACAAACCAGCCGGTTTTGACAACCTTTATATCCCGGGCTTCAACCGAACTTACGACGGAAGTTTTGGAGTAGGCTTCAACTATACGGTTTCGTATTTTATTCCGATTTACAAGAAAAAAGTAATTGTACCGGAAATCAAAAAAGAAGAAGCACCTAAAAAAAAGAAATAG
- a CDS encoding aspartate/glutamate racemase family protein, whose translation MKKIGLIGGISWVSTTDYYKLINLGINEKLGGLNFSECLVYSFNYADIKKNNDNNDWDSTFNMLLKGCEFLKSGGAEAIVLCANTMHLIADKLQDAIKLPVIHIAVETAVEIQKQNLKKVGLLGTKFTMELDFFKNKLAEKGIETIIPTSEEDKDFIHYTIFEELGRGIVTDETKKRYLEIANELIKNGAEGIILGCTEIPLVIKTEDLSVPIFDTTLIHAKAAVEFQLS comes from the coding sequence ATGAAAAAAATTGGACTTATAGGCGGAATAAGCTGGGTCTCAACAACAGATTATTATAAACTTATAAATCTGGGAATAAATGAAAAGCTGGGAGGATTGAATTTCTCGGAATGTTTGGTTTATTCTTTTAATTATGCTGATATTAAAAAGAACAACGACAATAACGATTGGGATTCGACTTTTAATATGCTTTTAAAAGGCTGTGAATTTTTAAAGTCGGGTGGAGCAGAAGCAATTGTTTTATGTGCCAATACGATGCACTTAATTGCCGATAAACTTCAAGATGCGATTAAACTTCCGGTTATTCATATCGCAGTTGAAACGGCTGTTGAAATCCAGAAACAAAACCTTAAAAAAGTGGGTTTATTGGGAACTAAGTTTACAATGGAACTTGATTTCTTTAAAAATAAACTGGCCGAAAAAGGAATTGAAACCATAATTCCAACCAGCGAAGAGGATAAAGATTTTATTCATTATACTATTTTCGAAGAATTAGGAAGAGGAATTGTAACCGATGAAACGAAAAAGCGTTATTTAGAAATAGCCAATGAACTAATTAAAAATGGAGCTGAAGGTATTATTTTAGGTTGTACCGAAATACCTTTGGTTATTAAAACCGAAGATTTATCAGTTCCTATTTTTGATACGACACTTATACATGCAAAGGCGGCTGTTGAATTTCAGTTGTCTTGA
- a CDS encoding THUMP domain-containing class I SAM-dependent RNA methyltransferase, whose translation MEENFRMIAKCFFGFEEILEKELLALGAQDVQKGVRMVSFKGDKGFMYKANLSLRTALKILKPIYSFRANNEQALYKGISGLNWSKYLNANQTFVIDTTVHSTFFNHSEFVSQKCKDAIVDQFRERTGQRPSIDKQYPDLRINVHIDKDQVSVSLDTSGNSLHQRGYRTATNIAPINEVLAAGILLLSGWDGQSHFLDPMCGSGTFLAEAAMIACNIPANINRKEFAFEKWKDWDNDLFDTIIDSLMKKTREFNYTIKGFDKAPSAVSKAKDNIRNANLEDYISVSENNFFDSEKETEGKLHIVFNPPYDERLDIHMERFYSNIGDTLKKNYPGTNAWFITANLEALKFVGLKPSRKIKLYNGSLEARLVKYEMYEGSKRTKFQVNE comes from the coding sequence ATGGAAGAAAATTTTAGAATGATAGCCAAATGTTTTTTTGGTTTTGAGGAGATATTAGAAAAAGAATTGCTGGCGCTTGGCGCTCAAGATGTTCAAAAAGGCGTGAGAATGGTAAGTTTTAAGGGTGATAAAGGTTTTATGTACAAAGCCAATTTATCGCTTAGAACGGCTTTGAAAATCTTAAAACCCATTTATTCGTTTAGAGCTAATAATGAACAAGCGTTGTACAAAGGTATTTCGGGTTTAAACTGGTCAAAATATCTAAATGCCAACCAGACTTTTGTAATCGACACAACGGTTCATTCTACTTTTTTTAATCATTCTGAGTTTGTTTCTCAAAAGTGTAAAGATGCTATTGTGGATCAGTTTAGAGAAAGAACTGGACAAAGACCAAGCATCGACAAACAATATCCAGATTTAAGAATCAATGTTCATATCGATAAAGATCAGGTTTCGGTTTCTTTGGATACTTCTGGAAATTCACTTCATCAGCGTGGATATAGAACGGCTACCAATATTGCTCCTATTAATGAGGTTTTAGCAGCGGGAATTCTTTTATTGTCTGGTTGGGACGGACAGAGTCATTTCTTGGATCCAATGTGTGGTTCAGGAACATTTTTGGCTGAAGCTGCAATGATTGCCTGCAATATTCCAGCGAATATCAATAGAAAAGAGTTTGCTTTTGAAAAATGGAAAGATTGGGACAACGACTTGTTTGATACTATTATCGATAGTTTAATGAAGAAAACAAGGGAGTTTAATTATACGATAAAAGGTTTTGATAAAGCGCCAAGTGCGGTAAGCAAAGCAAAAGATAATATTAGAAACGCTAATCTGGAAGATTATATTTCGGTTTCTGAAAATAACTTTTTTGACAGCGAAAAAGAAACAGAAGGGAAACTGCATATTGTTTTCAATCCGCCGTATGATGAGCGTTTGGATATTCATATGGAAAGATTTTACAGTAATATCGGCGATACTTTAAAGAAAAATTATCCAGGAACAAATGCGTGGTTTATAACTGCAAATCTCGAAGCTTTAAAATTTGTTGGTTTAAAACCTTCTAGAAAAATCAAACTCTACAACGGAAGTCTTGAAGCGCGCTTGGTAAAATACGAAATGTACGAAGGAAGTAAGAGAACGAAGTTTCAAGTAAACGAATAG
- a CDS encoding class I SAM-dependent methyltransferase, whose protein sequence is MSEPHNSSTPNQDRNTENWFTSWFDTPYYHILYKDRNYREAQIFMDNLTHYLNLPEKAKVLDLACGKGRHSIYLNQLGYDVLGADLSENSIAEASKNSNDHLHFKVHDMREPFEEKFDAIFNLFTSFGYFENDDDNLTTLKAIKESLSDYGFAVIDFMNVNQVIETLVPQEVKTVDGIDFHIKRYVEDGHIFKEIDFEDQGRKFHFTEKVKALSLKDFQELMDEAGIYLLDIFGDYKLKKFHKTESERLIMIFK, encoded by the coding sequence ATGTCAGAACCACATAACTCATCAACGCCAAATCAAGACCGTAACACCGAAAATTGGTTTACGTCATGGTTTGATACTCCGTATTATCATATTTTATACAAAGATAGAAACTACCGAGAAGCTCAGATTTTTATGGATAATCTGACCCACTATCTCAACCTTCCTGAAAAAGCAAAAGTGCTTGATTTAGCCTGCGGAAAAGGGCGTCATTCTATTTATTTAAATCAATTAGGATACGACGTTTTAGGAGCCGATTTATCTGAAAACAGCATTGCCGAAGCCAGCAAAAACAGCAACGATCACCTGCATTTCAAAGTACACGATATGCGTGAACCGTTTGAAGAAAAATTCGATGCTATTTTTAACCTTTTTACCAGTTTTGGTTATTTCGAAAACGACGATGACAACCTAACTACTTTAAAAGCAATCAAGGAAAGTTTATCTGACTATGGTTTTGCCGTAATCGATTTTATGAACGTCAATCAGGTAATCGAGACTTTGGTTCCTCAAGAAGTGAAAACCGTAGACGGAATCGATTTTCATATTAAACGATATGTTGAAGACGGGCATATTTTCAAAGAAATTGACTTTGAAGATCAAGGCAGAAAGTTTCATTTTACCGAAAAAGTAAAAGCTTTATCTTTAAAAGACTTTCAGGAATTAATGGACGAAGCTGGAATTTACCTTTTGGATATTTTTGGAGATTACAAACTCAAAAAATTCCATAAAACAGAAAGCGAAAGATTAATCATGATTTTTAAGTAA
- a CDS encoding ZIP family metal transporter, which produces MNYLLPLFSVLLGYSVALFIKPQNKTNLKLLLAFSGSFLLSLTVMHLLPEVYESHNHNIGIFIMVGILFQIILEFFSKGAEHGHVHGHAKMSQIPWLLFISLCIHAFLEGFPVSHHHGLAVGIAIHHLPIAVILTTFFINADLNKKAIFAFMVTFALMTPLGTIASEYLAFLNQYYTEITAIVIGILFHISSTIIFESSEGHKFNIAKVSMIVLGIVLAFIL; this is translated from the coding sequence ATGAACTATTTACTACCCTTATTTTCTGTACTTTTAGGATATAGTGTGGCTTTGTTTATAAAACCTCAAAACAAAACCAATTTAAAATTACTGCTAGCCTTTAGTGGTTCTTTTTTATTGTCATTAACCGTGATGCACCTTCTTCCTGAAGTTTACGAATCACACAATCACAATATTGGGATTTTTATAATGGTCGGGATTTTATTTCAGATCATACTCGAATTTTTTTCAAAAGGAGCCGAACACGGTCACGTACACGGACACGCAAAAATGTCTCAGATTCCGTGGTTACTTTTTATAAGCCTTTGCATTCATGCCTTTTTAGAAGGATTTCCCGTAAGTCATCATCACGGTTTGGCGGTCGGAATTGCCATTCATCACCTGCCAATTGCCGTTATCTTAACCACATTTTTCATCAATGCCGACTTAAATAAAAAAGCCATTTTTGCCTTCATGGTCACTTTTGCACTTATGACGCCTCTTGGTACAATTGCATCCGAATATTTAGCTTTTTTAAATCAATATTACACCGAAATCACTGCCATCGTAATTGGTATTTTATTCCATATTTCATCAACTATTATTTTTGAAAGCAGTGAAGGACATAAATTCAATATTGCCAAAGTTTCGATGATCGTACT